One segment of Methanolinea sp. DNA contains the following:
- a CDS encoding flavodoxin family protein yields the protein MSVLGLSGSMRKNGNTARLIRAVLEPCERAGIETEFISLAGKEIKPCLGCEKCKEHDWCVVKNDDWSGIMEKVLECEVLVIGSPTYYYDVSGHLKNFIDRSYSLYHKRKLAGRKAVAVAVCANKGGDRTIETLEGFLNSHEFSYLGWVKGRGYLEGDIEKDKRGLKRAHELGEKIVQLLKPPD from the coding sequence ATGAGTGTCCTTGGACTCTCGGGGAGCATGCGGAAGAACGGGAACACCGCGCGCCTGATAAGGGCCGTGCTCGAGCCGTGCGAGAGGGCGGGGATAGAGACCGAGTTCATCTCGCTCGCCGGGAAGGAGATAAAGCCCTGCCTTGGGTGCGAGAAGTGCAAGGAGCACGACTGGTGCGTCGTGAAGAACGACGACTGGAGCGGGATCATGGAGAAGGTCCTCGAATGCGAGGTCCTCGTCATCGGCTCCCCCACGTACTACTACGACGTCTCCGGGCACCTCAAGAACTTCATCGACAGGAGCTACTCCCTCTACCACAAGAGGAAGCTTGCCGGCCGGAAGGCGGTCGCGGTCGCGGTCTGCGCGAACAAGGGGGGTGACAGGACCATCGAGACGCTCGAGGGGTTCCTCAACTCCCACGAGTTCTCGTACCTCGGGTGGGTGAAGGGCAGGGGCTACCTCGAGGGGGACATCGAGAAGGACAAACGGGGGCTCAAGCGGGCGCACGAACTCGGGGAGAAGATAGTGCAGCTCCTCAAGCCTCCCGATTGA
- a CDS encoding GIY-YIG nuclease family protein — protein MPRGNSSASHASEGTYCLVLSCDGCTVRVGALGEVLFPAGYYVYVGSALGPAGLSRVARHVRLAERGEGRTRWHIDYLLCSPSFSLRAVYCFPARVRAECRIASLLPGEPVPGFGCSDCRCRSHLFFSPADPGESIGKAARALSLPVLSKNIKTPKGDS, from the coding sequence TTGCCGCGCGGGAACTCCTCCGCGTCACACGCGAGTGAGGGGACCTACTGCCTCGTCCTCTCCTGCGACGGCTGCACGGTGAGGGTGGGTGCCCTCGGGGAGGTCCTGTTCCCGGCGGGGTACTACGTGTACGTCGGCTCGGCGCTCGGCCCGGCGGGACTCTCGCGGGTGGCCCGGCACGTGAGGCTCGCGGAGAGGGGGGAGGGGCGCACGCGGTGGCACATCGATTACCTCCTCTGCAGCCCCTCGTTCTCGCTGCGGGCGGTGTACTGCTTTCCGGCCCGCGTCCGCGCGGAGTGCCGCATCGCATCCCTCCTCCCCGGCGAGCCGGTCCCGGGATTCGGGTGCAGCGACTGCAGGTGCCGGTCCCACCTCTTCTTCTCGCCCGCCGATCCCGGGGAATCGATCGGCAAGGCCGCGCGCGCGCTCTCCCTCCCCGTCCTGAGCAAAAACATCAAAACCCCGAAGGGTGACAGTTAG
- a CDS encoding MBL fold metallo-hydrolase translates to MPVRWIPGGGFLGNSYLVGHVLVDAGVLPTALEKYRASIHDIVLTHCHYDHIAHVDAIARMCRARVHIHREDAPGLTSDALSLSLHFGARAPMRPPDRVLSEGDRVGDLLVIHTPGHTPGSICLLHEEEGALISGDTVFADGGFGRYDFPGGSRAALESSLEKLSALDVEGLYPGHGSPVERGGRRHVLAARELLRVTRE, encoded by the coding sequence ATGCCAGTCCGGTGGATTCCCGGCGGGGGGTTCCTCGGCAACTCGTACCTCGTCGGCCACGTCCTCGTGGATGCCGGCGTCCTCCCGACAGCGCTCGAGAAGTACAGGGCGTCCATCCACGACATCGTCCTCACCCACTGCCACTACGACCACATCGCGCACGTCGACGCGATCGCGCGGATGTGCAGGGCCCGCGTGCACATCCACCGGGAGGATGCCCCCGGACTCACGAGCGATGCCCTCTCCCTCTCGCTCCACTTCGGTGCGCGGGCACCGATGCGCCCCCCGGACCGCGTCCTCTCGGAGGGGGACCGCGTCGGCGACCTCCTCGTCATCCACACGCCCGGGCACACGCCGGGCAGCATCTGCCTCCTCCACGAGGAGGAGGGCGCACTCATCTCGGGGGACACCGTCTTTGCGGACGGCGGTTTCGGGAGGTACGACTTCCCCGGCGGGAGCAGGGCGGCGCTCGAGAGCTCTCTCGAGAAACTCTCCGCGCTCGACGTCGAGGGGCTCTACCCGGGCCACGGGTCCCCCGTGGAGAGGGGCGGGAGGCGGCACGTCCTTGCCGCGCGGGAACTCCTCCGCGTCACACGCGAGTGA